In Prunus dulcis chromosome 1, ALMONDv2, whole genome shotgun sequence, the following are encoded in one genomic region:
- the LOC117626086 gene encoding probable calcium-binding protein CML25 produces MGFKSLFSRKKKSIPSATALPLTTTPSRSPSFNSRAQIAELDQVFKKFDVNGDGKISSSELGAIMSSLGQPANEEELSHMILEVDSDGDGFIDFKEFVELNTNGVDQAEALENLKDAFSVYDIDGNGSISAEELYKVLRSLGDECSIAECKKMISAVDSDGDGMINFEEFKVMMMMGSRYNDSAAV; encoded by the coding sequence ATGGGTTTCAAATCCCTCTTCTCCCGGAAGAAGAAATCCATTCCATCAGCCACAGCCCTCCCACTCACGACCACACCCTCGCGATCCCCATCCTTCAACTCGCGCGCTCAGATCGCCGAACTCGACCAGGTCTTCAAGAAATTCGACGTCAATGGCGACGGCAAGATCTCGTCTTCCGAGCTCGGAGCCATCATGAGCAGCCTGGGCCAGCCGGCCAACGAAGAGGAGCTCAGCCACATGATCTTAGAGGTCGATTCCGACGGCGATGGCTTCATCGACTTCAAAGAGTTCGTCGAGCTCAACACCAACGGGGTCGACCAGGCCGAGGCGCTGGAGAATCTGAAAGACGCTTTCTCGGTCTACGACATTGATGGGAATGGGTCGATTTCGGCCGAGGAATTGTATAAAGTGCTGAGGAGCTTGGGGGACGAGTGTTCGATCGCTGAGTGCAAGAAGATGATCAGTGCGGTCGACAGCGATGGCGACGGTATGATCAATTTTGAGGAGTTTAAggtcatgatgatgatgggcTCGCGTTATAATGATTCTGCTGCAGTTTGA
- the LOC117614663 gene encoding ankyrin repeat-containing protein At2g01680, with amino-acid sequence MDSKSLRFLTHQCFFSAVRSGDLGSVRQVVDKLTKDEPSNGSLVSDLMAMQNDAGETALYVAAENNLEEVFSYLLQFCNIEIAKIRSKHDMNAFHVAAKRGYLGIVKALLAIWPELCKLCDSSNTSPLYSAAAQDHLEVVNTILDADVSSMRIVRKNGKTALHTTARYGHLRTGKELIDRDPGIVCIKDKKGQTALHMAVKGQCTPIVEEILLADHSILNERDKKGNTAVHIATRKCRPQIVGVLLSYRTIDVNAINNHYETAKDLADTLPYGESTLEIKEVLAEAGAKYARHVGQVDEAMELKRTVSDIKHEVQSQLIQNETTRRRVSGIAKELKKLHREAVQNTNNSITVVAVLFASIAFLAMFNLPGQYAMEGPEAGTANIADSVGFKVFYLLNATSLFMSLAVVVVQITLVAWETGAQKQVVSVVNKLMWAACACTCGAFLAIAFVVVGEGSSWMAITITVMGVPMLVGTLASMCYFVFRQHFGGFRRDSQRRIKRASGSKSFSWSVYSANISDLDDDYNSDLEKIYAL; translated from the exons ATGGACTCAAAGTCTCTGCGTTTCCTTACCCACCAATGTTTCTTCTCCGCCGTTCGATCCGGCGACCTTGGGTCGGTGAGACAGGTGGTCGATAAGCTCACAAAGGACGAGCCCTCAAATGGGTCACTCGTCTCTGATCTGATGGCGATGCAGAACGATGCAGGCGAGACTGCCTTGTATGTGGCTGCAGAGAATAATCTAGAGGAGGTGTTCAGTTACTTGCTCCAGTTCTGTAATATAGAGATTGCAAAGATCAGGTCCAAGCATGATATGAACGCCTTTCATGTTGCCGCCAAGCGTGGCTACTTAG GTATTGTGAAGGCACTATTGGCAATTTGGCCTGAGCTTTGTAAATTGTGTGACTCGTCAAACACTAGCCCTCTTTATTCAGCTGCCGCTCAGGACCATTTAGAGGTAGTTAACACCATCTTGGATGCCGATGTCAGCTCAATGAGGATAGTGAGAAAAAATGGTAAAACTGCATTACATACAACCGCAAGATATGGCCACCTACGTACTGGGAAAGAACTTATAGATCGAGATCCAGGAATAGTCTgcataaaagataaaaagggTCAAACTGCACTCCATATGGCTGTAAAAGGTCAGTGTACTCCGATTGTAGAGGAGATTTTGCTTGCTGACCATTCTATACTGAATGAACGCGACAAGAAGGGCAATACAGCTGTGCATATAGCTACAAGGAAATGCCGTCCACAG ATAGTGGGCGTTCTGCTAAGCTATAGGACTATTGATGTCAATGCCATTAATAATCATTATGAAACTGCAAAGGATTTGGCAGATACACTACCGTATGGAGAATCAACattggaaattaaagaagtacTAGCGGAAGCTGGTGCCAAGTATGCAAGACATGTTGGCCAAGTGGACGAAGCGATGGAACTGAAGAGAACTGTGAGTGATATCAAGCATGAGGTGCAGTCACAGCTTATACAAAATGAAACAACTCGACGACGAGTTTCTGGTATTGCCAAAGAACTAAAGAAACTTCATAGAGAAGCTGTCCAGAACACTAACAATTCTATTACAGTAGTTGCTGTTCTGTTTGCGTCGATAGCCTTCTTGGCCATGTTTAACTTGCCTGGCCAATATGCAATGGAAGGACCAGAAGCAGGGACGGCTAACATAGCCGATAGTGTTGGTTTCAAAGTGTTCTACCTGTTAAACGCTACGTCCCTTTTCATGTCGCTAGCAGTTGTTGTGGTTCAGATCACTTTGGTGGCCTGGGAGACAGGGGCTCAGAAGCAAGTGGTGTCAGTGGTTAACAAACTAATGTGGGCTGCCTGCGCTTGCACTTGTGGGGCTTTTCTGGCGATAGCCTTTGTGGTCGTTGGAGAGGGGAGTTCATGGATGGCTATTACCATAACCGTTATGGGAGTGCCAATGCTTGTTGGAACTCTTGCAAGCATGTGCTACTTTGTTTTCCGGCAACACTTTGGGGGTTTCCGGCGCGACTCTCAACGGCGCATCAAAAGGGCCAGCGGAAGCAAGTCCTTCTCGTGGTCTGTCTACTCGGCAAACATCTCAGATCTTGATGATGACTATAACTCCGACCTTGAGAAAATCTATGCTTTGTAA
- the LOC117614446 gene encoding F-box protein At4g19940-like, producing the protein MSKQPLLLLIAGKPRLSVASRGFSPLCLCCTAFLHPLPLHAAVITTHSRTLPSKASNHSGSSRNMEVAEVEGDHVPSVIPELPSEIIWFLILPRLPAKSLMRFKCVCKSWSSLISGNPTFLGVHRNLRCNNSRYTHLLLNVFDRDTGHDHLLSVQINQDGDGDGDGDGSTSPATHLLTLSPDYHLYDYQCTNGLFCIFYFAKPVATKTHHEHDPEDHVHIFNPSTGESIILPHTSLSKYTLQIKGHFGFSPFTNEYKLLQVHLCHDWTSNLFSLKLEILTLGSDSWRCIGVDLDHLPFNPLSSHLYGESVCLHGALHWIYQDGEDRSRIVVFDLGEERFKVITTPEDDGSDPCWTIAEVGGRLALMDNKDAMPQKLMLELWILKDYQNQVWAKETINFPSHWRESTYHHLNSLRTIHTGELFIQSSPEVQASHHFYDMKSNSFYKSSIVLPDLIWRNDGDARLGLITSYRETLAPLRL; encoded by the exons atGTCGAAGCAgccattgttgttgttaataGCAGGGAAACCTAGGCTGTCTGTAGCAAGCAGAGGTTTTTCTCCACTCTGTCTCTGTTGCACTGCTTTTCTCCACCCTCTGCCGCTGCACGCCGCCGTCATCACCACTCATAGCCGCACACTGCCATCCAAAGCTTCAAATCACTCAG GTAGTAGTAGAAACATGGAAGTCGCTGAAGTTGAAGGTGATCATGTTCCATCAGTAATTCCAGAGCTCCCAAGTGAAATCATATGGTTTCTTATACTGCCACGGCTACCAGCCAAGTCTCTGATGCGGTTCAAGTGCGTTTGCAAGTCATGGTCCTCTCTCATCTCCGGTAACCCTACATTTCTTGGTGTCCACCGAAACTTGCGCTGCAACAACAGCAGGTACACTCACCTCCTCCTCAATGTCTTTGACCGCGACACAGGCCACGACCACTTGCTCTCCGTCCAAATCAACCaagatggagatggagatggagatggagatggtAGTACCTCACCTGCCACCCACCTTCTAACACTGTCCCCTGACTATCATCTCTACGATTATCAGTGTACTAATGGcctgttttgtattttttactTTGCTAAACCGGTAGCCACTAAAACCCACCATGAACATGACCCCGAGGACCACGTTCATATATTTAATCCCTCCACTGGAGAGTCGATCATTCTCCCCCATACTTCACTGTCCAAATACACACTCCAGATTAAAGGCCACTTTGGGTTCAGTCCTTTTACAAACGAGTATAAGCTTCTCCAAGTCCATTTGTGCCATGATTGGACTTCAAATCTCTTTAGTTTAAAGCTCGAGATTTTGACTTTGGGTTCTGATTCATGGAGGTGCATTGGGGTAGACCTCGATCACCTCCCTTTTAATCCCCTTTCTTCCCACTTGTATGGCGAAAGTGTGTGCCTTCATGGAGCCCTACATTGGATATATCAAGATGGTGAGGATAGGAGTAGGATAGTGGTATTTGACCTTGGAGAGGAGAGATTCAAGGTCATCACAACTCCTGAAGATGATGGTAGTGATCCCTGTTGGACAATTGCTGAAGTGGGTGGACGTCTAGCTCTAATGGATAACAAGGATGCGATGCCACAGAAATTAATGTTGGAGTTATGGATTTTGAAGGACTACCAAAATCAAGTGTGGGCTAAAGAGACTATCAATTTTCCCTCTCATTGGCGGGAGTCGACGTACCATCATTTGAATTCTTTACGTACAATTCACACAGGTGAGCTCTTCATTCAATCTTCACCGGAAGTACAGGCATCTCATCATTTCTATGATATGAAGAGTAATAGTTTTTATAAAAGTTCAATTGTTTTGCCTGATTTGATATGGCGGAATGATGGTGATGCTCGGTTGGGCTTAATTACTAGTTATCGTGAAACCCTTGCCCCCTTAAGATTATAA